A stretch of Lysobacter sp. K5869 DNA encodes these proteins:
- a CDS encoding alpha/beta fold hydrolase, with amino-acid sequence MYRRDFLGAAALGAAWLSATATVAAREAPETHEVPWTGDGGERLRLAAIRRRADGPAALYVHGATFPAALSVDWRMHGQSWLDQWQANGVDAWAFDFAGYGRSQRPAAFAGAADAAAPFGRLDAAAAQIVAVVERIRAERGDAAPVHLIAHSWGTLPAQRAAILRPELIARLVLFGPVVPAATASGAERSPAPAWHLMSAADQRPRQRTGMPARLPTPVSEAELERWVAAYLDSDPDSAQRTPRAVKVPGGPIADIAACDRGEALVDSGRIRQPTLIVRGEWDHVTGDADAARLFAALTHAADKRDVKIAGGNHWLHLQPQRRALWAETLSFLREG; translated from the coding sequence CACCGCCACCGTCGCCGCGCGCGAGGCGCCCGAAACGCACGAGGTGCCGTGGACCGGCGACGGCGGCGAGCGCCTGCGTCTGGCCGCGATCCGGCGGCGCGCCGACGGCCCGGCCGCGCTGTACGTGCACGGTGCGACCTTCCCCGCCGCGCTGTCGGTGGACTGGCGCATGCACGGCCAGTCGTGGCTCGATCAATGGCAAGCGAACGGCGTCGATGCCTGGGCCTTCGATTTCGCCGGCTACGGCCGCTCGCAGCGCCCGGCGGCGTTCGCCGGCGCGGCCGACGCGGCGGCGCCGTTCGGACGCTTGGACGCCGCGGCCGCGCAGATCGTCGCGGTGGTCGAACGCATCCGCGCCGAACGCGGCGACGCGGCGCCGGTCCATCTGATCGCGCATTCCTGGGGCACCCTGCCCGCGCAGCGCGCCGCGATCCTGCGGCCGGAGCTGATCGCGCGCCTGGTCTTGTTCGGCCCGGTGGTGCCGGCCGCGACCGCGAGCGGCGCCGAGCGCAGTCCGGCGCCCGCCTGGCATCTGATGAGCGCCGCGGACCAGCGCCCGCGGCAACGCACCGGCATGCCCGCGCGCTTGCCCACGCCCGTGAGCGAGGCCGAACTGGAGCGCTGGGTCGCGGCTTATCTGGACAGCGATCCGGACTCGGCGCAACGCACGCCGCGCGCGGTCAAAGTGCCGGGCGGCCCCATCGCCGACATCGCGGCCTGCGACCGCGGCGAGGCCTTGGTCGACAGCGGACGCATTCGCCAGCCCACCTTGATCGTGCGCGGCGAATGGGACCACGTGACCGGCGACGCCGACGCCGCGCGCTTGTTCGCGGCCTTGACCCATGCGGCCGACAAGCGCGACGTCAAGATCGCCGGCGGCAACCACTGGCTGCACCTGCAGCCACAGCGCCGCGCGCTGTGGGCGGAAACGCTGTCGTTCCTGCGCGAAGGCTGA
- a CDS encoding DUF4198 domain-containing protein, producing the protein MMRPLSVLAALLCSAPAAAHDFWIQPERYRAQAQAATGLTLQVGHGRDRQRSAIPSRRIQRFEAIAADGRRLDLRPQLHPDPQAPADARFAVPAGAWMLVLETDAGAQSRLPAPRFNDYLRAEGLTPALEQRRSQGREAADGSERYSRRSKALVRAGSAPADAAALLATPLGLPLEILLDADPQSQAKPLSVRVLWQGRPLPGALVKLTRLENDAQPLDAQRTDAAGRAGFAAPGVGTWLLNAIWTRPLPADSEVDFETTFTSLSFEIAAGASR; encoded by the coding sequence ATGATGCGTCCGCTCAGCGTTCTCGCCGCGTTGCTGTGCAGCGCGCCCGCCGCCGCCCACGATTTTTGGATCCAGCCCGAGCGCTACCGCGCGCAGGCGCAGGCCGCGACGGGGCTGACCTTGCAAGTCGGCCACGGCCGCGACCGCCAGCGTTCGGCGATCCCGTCGCGGCGGATCCAGCGCTTCGAGGCGATCGCCGCCGACGGCCGCCGGCTCGATCTGCGTCCGCAACTGCATCCCGATCCGCAGGCGCCGGCCGACGCGCGCTTCGCCGTCCCTGCCGGCGCCTGGATGCTGGTGCTGGAAACCGACGCCGGCGCGCAAAGCCGCTTGCCCGCGCCGCGTTTCAACGACTACCTGCGCGCCGAAGGGCTCACGCCCGCACTCGAACAGCGGCGCAGCCAAGGGCGCGAAGCCGCCGACGGTTCCGAGCGCTACAGCCGCCGCAGCAAGGCGCTGGTGCGCGCGGGCTCGGCGCCGGCCGACGCCGCCGCGCTGTTGGCGACGCCGTTGGGACTGCCATTGGAGATCCTGCTCGACGCCGATCCGCAATCGCAGGCCAAGCCGCTGTCGGTGCGGGTGCTGTGGCAAGGCCGACCGCTGCCCGGCGCGCTGGTCAAACTGACCCGCCTGGAAAACGACGCGCAGCCGCTGGACGCGCAACGCACCGACGCCGCCGGCCGCGCCGGTTTCGCCGCGCCGGGCGTGGGCACGTGGCTGTTGAACGCGATCTGGACCCGGCCGCTGCCGGCGGACTCGGAAGTCGATTTCGAGACCACCTTCACCAGCCTGAGTTTCGAGATCGCCGCGGGCGCGTCGCGTTAG
- a CDS encoding HupE/UreJ family protein has translation MNRAASGRVRWSALAALTLYAGAAAAHSGTGLSGGFGAGFAHPFGGGDHLLAMVCVGAWGAQLGAPLRLALPVTFPLMMVVGAALALLGLPMASLESGIALSVLALGACIACRWRAPVWAACALVAAFALLHGYAHGRELPAAADPAGYSLGFVLATGSLHVLGIGIGELGQRLSGAALRGFGAAVAAAGAAFLYSALSA, from the coding sequence GTGAACCGCGCCGCGTCGGGCCGCGTCCGCTGGAGCGCGCTCGCGGCCTTGACGCTGTATGCCGGCGCGGCCGCCGCGCATTCGGGCACCGGGCTCAGCGGCGGTTTCGGCGCCGGCTTCGCCCATCCCTTCGGCGGCGGCGATCATTTGCTGGCGATGGTCTGCGTCGGCGCGTGGGGCGCGCAGTTGGGCGCGCCGCTGCGGCTGGCGTTGCCGGTGACGTTTCCCTTGATGATGGTGGTCGGCGCGGCCTTGGCTCTGTTGGGCCTGCCGATGGCGTCGCTGGAAAGCGGCATCGCCTTATCGGTGCTGGCGTTGGGCGCCTGCATCGCCTGCCGCTGGCGCGCGCCGGTGTGGGCGGCCTGCGCCTTGGTCGCGGCGTTCGCGCTGCTGCACGGCTACGCGCACGGCCGCGAGTTGCCGGCCGCGGCCGATCCGGCCGGCTACAGCCTCGGCTTCGTGCTCGCCACCGGCTCGCTGCATGTGCTGGGGATCGGCATCGGCGAACTCGGCCAGCGCCTGAGCGGAGCCGCGCTGCGCGGGTTCGGCGCGGCGGTGGCGGCCGCGGGCGCGGCGTTCCTGTATTCGGCGCTAAGCGCATGA
- a CDS encoding DUF4331 domain-containing protein, whose amino-acid sequence MSDSCFVSSRARRRLALTLSCALAAVPMLARASDHLDSPTVIADPRADIGDLYAWMQPDGRRLNLAMTIVGHRFSDRLRYVFRIDSARRFGGADATLEIVCRFPSAERAECVADGVDAARGDARGEDGLWGENHRLRVFAGLRDDPFFNNVRGTRAAYNVADAALRAGAPVDAAHCASLAPATVRAIAEQWRHTDGGPARNFLAGWTPAALVVQVDLKAANRGGPLLAVWAATESSERRIDRAGRVLTGNALLGTLDGEEVSDKLKERYNAIAPKDAAEFVPEIEKGLALYDGFDGRCGNSLLAAPALERRYRALAQLLADDRLWIDSRRTRCEQPFAVELAQAAGRRAYRRDCGGRTPLQTAINAYRSLLVDGRTDSVSDGLERDEKTPSIAQFPFLAPAEQEYQP is encoded by the coding sequence ATGTCCGATTCCTGCTTCGTTTCCTCGCGCGCCCGCCGCCGGCTGGCGCTGACGCTGTCGTGCGCGCTCGCCGCCGTGCCGATGCTGGCGCGGGCCTCCGACCATCTGGATTCGCCCACGGTCATCGCCGACCCGCGCGCCGACATCGGCGATCTGTATGCGTGGATGCAGCCCGACGGCCGCCGCCTGAATCTGGCCATGACGATCGTCGGGCACCGCTTCTCCGACCGGCTGCGCTACGTGTTCCGGATCGACAGCGCGCGCCGGTTCGGCGGCGCCGATGCCACCCTGGAGATCGTCTGCCGCTTTCCCTCGGCCGAGCGCGCCGAATGCGTCGCCGACGGCGTCGATGCCGCGCGCGGCGACGCCCGCGGCGAAGACGGCCTGTGGGGCGAGAACCACCGCCTGCGCGTGTTCGCCGGCCTGCGCGACGACCCGTTCTTCAACAACGTGCGCGGCACCCGCGCCGCCTACAACGTCGCCGACGCGGCCTTGCGCGCGGGCGCGCCGGTGGACGCCGCGCACTGCGCCAGCCTCGCGCCGGCCACGGTGCGGGCCATCGCCGAGCAATGGCGCCACACCGACGGCGGCCCGGCGCGCAACTTCCTCGCCGGCTGGACGCCGGCGGCGCTGGTGGTGCAGGTCGATCTCAAGGCCGCCAACCGCGGCGGGCCGTTGCTGGCGGTGTGGGCGGCGACCGAATCCTCCGAACGCCGCATCGACCGCGCCGGTCGCGTGCTGACCGGCAACGCGCTGCTCGGCACGCTCGACGGCGAAGAGGTCAGCGACAAACTGAAAGAGCGCTACAACGCCATCGCGCCGAAGGACGCCGCCGAGTTCGTGCCGGAGATCGAAAAAGGCCTCGCCCTGTACGACGGCTTCGACGGCCGTTGCGGCAACTCGCTGCTGGCCGCGCCGGCGCTGGAGCGGCGTTACCGCGCCTTGGCGCAGTTGCTCGCCGACGACCGTTTGTGGATCGACAGCCGGCGCACGCGCTGCGAACAGCCGTTCGCGGTGGAACTGGCGCAAGCCGCCGGACGCCGCGCGTATCGCCGCGATTGCGGCGGGCGCACGCCGTTGCAGACCGCGATCAACGCGTATCGCTCGCTGCTGGTCGACGGCCGCACCGACAGCGTCAGCGACGGGTTGGAGCGCGACGAGAAAACGCCGTCGATCGCGCAATTCCCGTTCCTCGCGCCGGCGGAGCAGGAGTACCAGCCGTGA
- a CDS encoding GH-E family nuclease has translation MGIENRQLSGGQRVQLASWDDLRPTAHGADLQSRGWDRNASRTGLGFYDSTVHYMRNDWARANMDVMATTLGDKSVLLYRNRASDTWHTAEALDIDHVRPWKQHLTDKGTRSQADAHMAYNDVGNLRALPTAINRGRTAADRALEGGTDSQAWQTWSRKHFHFDPEAAHPAFNPATDGARRTTTRAQSWTLEDGRSQLSFDTRVEGKWFENQLSRQYRGTVTIDGDGEYSRAVPLFECPVTRQLVTRDAFDIDHVRPFDDVARAELDRRGGSMTKAEALDLYNDTTNLRLVSRAANCSHEWELDINGEFIDRGDREHEEPEDDLDRAFVEAGPPTAEDDRALQELRELLNPRPQPQAMDEEEDERPVIEVQPRYALGNVRNPDTPLYQALHGQVTAHNARESLGLNATETGNIAAALTLAVRNQGWDNANGVLYNAQRQTFYAYTGQPDAMLHTEVGLQAGRAQAAADSGRQLHELQQTRQQAQPAADVQAMDVTPQHGKPLTL, from the coding sequence ATGGGCATCGAGAACCGGCAGTTGAGCGGCGGCCAGCGAGTGCAGCTGGCCAGTTGGGACGACCTGCGGCCGACCGCGCACGGCGCCGACCTGCAGTCGCGCGGTTGGGACCGCAACGCCAGCCGCACCGGCCTGGGGTTCTACGATTCCACCGTGCACTACATGCGCAACGACTGGGCGCGCGCGAACATGGACGTGATGGCGACGACCCTGGGCGACAAGAGCGTGCTGCTGTACCGCAACCGCGCCTCCGACACCTGGCACACCGCCGAAGCGCTGGACATCGACCACGTGCGGCCGTGGAAGCAGCACCTGACCGACAAGGGCACGCGCAGTCAGGCCGACGCGCACATGGCCTACAACGACGTGGGCAACCTGCGCGCCTTGCCGACCGCGATCAACCGCGGCCGCACCGCCGCCGACCGCGCGCTGGAAGGCGGCACCGATTCGCAGGCGTGGCAAACCTGGTCGCGCAAGCATTTCCACTTCGATCCCGAGGCGGCGCACCCGGCGTTCAATCCGGCCACCGACGGCGCCCGCCGCACCACCACGCGCGCGCAGAGCTGGACCTTGGAAGACGGCCGTTCGCAGCTGAGCTTCGACACCCGGGTGGAAGGCAAGTGGTTCGAGAACCAGCTCTCGCGCCAGTACCGCGGCACGGTGACCATCGATGGCGACGGCGAGTACAGCCGCGCGGTGCCGTTGTTCGAATGCCCGGTCACCCGGCAGTTGGTGACTCGCGACGCCTTCGACATCGACCACGTCCGCCCGTTCGACGACGTCGCGCGCGCCGAGCTCGACCGCCGCGGCGGCAGCATGACCAAGGCCGAGGCGCTGGATCTGTACAACGACACCACCAACCTGCGTCTGGTCAGCCGCGCCGCCAACTGCTCGCACGAATGGGAGCTGGACATCAACGGCGAATTCATCGACCGCGGCGACCGCGAGCACGAGGAGCCGGAGGACGATCTCGACCGCGCCTTCGTCGAAGCCGGCCCGCCGACCGCCGAGGACGACCGCGCGCTGCAGGAACTGCGCGAGCTGCTCAATCCGCGCCCGCAGCCGCAAGCCATGGACGAGGAAGAGGACGAGCGGCCGGTGATCGAAGTGCAGCCGCGCTACGCGCTGGGCAACGTGCGCAATCCCGACACGCCGCTGTACCAGGCCTTGCACGGGCAGGTGACGGCGCACAACGCCCGAGAATCGCTCGGCTTGAACGCGACCGAGACCGGCAACATCGCCGCGGCGCTGACCCTGGCGGTGCGCAACCAGGGCTGGGACAACGCCAACGGCGTGCTCTACAACGCCCAGCGGCAGACCTTCTACGCCTACACCGGCCAGCCCGACGCGATGCTGCACACCGAGGTCGGCCTGCAGGCCGGACGCGCCCAGGCCGCCGCCGACAGCGGCCGGCAGCTGCACGAGCTGCAGCAGACCCGGCAGCAGGCGCAGCCGGCCGCCGACGTGCAGGCGATGGACGTCACCCCGCAGCACGGCAAGCCGTTGACGCTGTGA
- a CDS encoding DUF2938 domain-containing protein, translated as MNFTPELLLRGAAIGIGATVLIDLWALLQRRAFSVPTLDWALVGRWIGHFRHGRFVHAPIGASAPVRGERALGWLAHYAIGVAFGAALLALCGAAWARQPTLWPALAFGLATVAFPFLLMQPGLGAGLAAAKTPKPWLARRRSLITHGLFGLGLYLCAWLLAALMPR; from the coding sequence ATGAATTTCACCCCCGAACTGTTGCTCCGCGGCGCCGCCATCGGCATCGGCGCCACCGTCCTGATCGACCTGTGGGCGCTGCTGCAACGCCGCGCGTTCTCGGTCCCGACCCTGGATTGGGCGTTGGTCGGCCGCTGGATCGGCCACTTCCGCCACGGCCGTTTCGTCCACGCGCCCATCGGCGCGTCCGCTCCGGTGCGCGGCGAGCGCGCGCTCGGCTGGCTCGCGCATTACGCCATCGGCGTCGCGTTCGGCGCCGCGCTGCTGGCGCTGTGCGGCGCGGCTTGGGCGCGTCAGCCGACGTTGTGGCCGGCGCTGGCGTTCGGTCTGGCGACGGTGGCGTTCCCGTTCCTGCTGATGCAGCCCGGGCTCGGCGCCGGCCTCGCCGCGGCGAAGACCCCCAAGCCGTGGCTGGCGCGGCGGCGCAGCCTGATCACCCACGGCCTGTTCGGCCTGGGCCTGTATCTGTGCGCGTGGCTGCTGGCGGCGTTGATGCCGCGGTAG
- a CDS encoding metalloregulator ArsR/SmtB family transcription factor, with translation MSIRAPDSPDSANPTDPLLADCAELARGLGHPHRLALLERLQADEAPVERLAEACALSLANASQHLQQLKRIGAVQSRRDGKRVLYRLGEGPLAELLAALRRQAAHRQAQLRAVAEDAARGRGEVEGVSREQLLSRLLEGHTTLLDVRPAEEFALGHLPGAINIPLPELERRLSELAPQREIVAYCRGPYCVLSAGAVAMLRAQGLRAQRLADGFAQWRDAGLAVETGA, from the coding sequence ATGTCAATCCGCGCCCCCGACTCGCCCGACTCCGCCAATCCCACCGACCCGCTGCTGGCCGACTGCGCCGAACTCGCCCGCGGCCTCGGCCACCCGCACCGGCTCGCCCTGCTCGAGCGTTTGCAGGCCGACGAAGCTCCGGTCGAACGCCTAGCCGAGGCCTGCGCGCTGTCGCTGGCCAACGCTTCGCAGCATCTGCAGCAACTCAAGCGCATCGGCGCGGTGCAGTCGCGGCGCGACGGCAAGCGCGTGCTCTACCGCCTTGGCGAAGGGCCGTTGGCGGAACTGTTGGCCGCGCTGCGCCGGCAGGCCGCGCACCGGCAGGCGCAGTTGCGCGCGGTGGCCGAGGACGCGGCGCGCGGCCGCGGCGAAGTCGAGGGCGTCTCGCGCGAGCAGTTGCTCTCGCGCTTGCTCGAAGGCCACACCACGCTGCTCGACGTGCGCCCGGCCGAGGAATTCGCGCTCGGCCATCTGCCCGGCGCGATCAATATTCCGCTGCCCGAGTTGGAGCGACGGCTGTCGGAACTCGCGCCGCAACGCGAGATCGTCGCTTATTGCCGCGGCCCGTACTGCGTGCTTTCGGCCGGCGCGGTGGCGATGCTGCGCGCGCAAGGGCTGCGCGCGCAGCGGCTGGCCGATGGGTTCGCGCAGTGGCGGGACGCGGGATTGGCGGTCGAGACCGGCGCATGA
- a CDS encoding benzoate/H(+) symporter BenE family transporter, translating to MRDLSLSAVVAGFVAVLVGFTSSAAIVFSAAQASGADQAEIASWMWALGLGMGLTCIGLSLRYKVPVVTAWSTPGAAMLITGAAGLPLSQAIGAFVISAALTVALGFSGWLERALARLPASLAAGMLAGVLLRFGLNVFTSMQHDFALVFAMLLSFLLARRWLPRYAVLVALAVGVAVAGAQGGLHLEKLELAVAKPVWTTPEFSLAATVGVAIPLFVVTMASQNVPGIAILRAHGYRDTPVSPLVGWTGIATLLLAPFGAFALSLAAITAAICMGEDAHEDPRKRYMAAVAAGAFYLITGVFGATVAAAFAAFPQALVMAIAGIALLATIGNGLASALHDPQEREPALITFLVTASGFTVLQIGSVFWGMVAGVLATVVLRWRKAKPAATDPGR from the coding sequence TTGCGCGATCTGTCTTTGTCCGCCGTCGTCGCCGGTTTCGTCGCCGTCCTGGTCGGCTTCACCAGTTCGGCCGCGATCGTGTTCTCCGCGGCCCAGGCCTCCGGCGCCGATCAGGCCGAAATCGCTTCGTGGATGTGGGCGCTGGGCCTGGGCATGGGCCTGACCTGCATCGGCTTGTCGCTTCGCTACAAGGTGCCCGTGGTCACCGCGTGGTCGACGCCGGGCGCAGCGATGCTGATCACCGGCGCGGCCGGCTTGCCGCTGTCGCAAGCCATCGGCGCGTTCGTGATCAGCGCCGCGCTGACCGTGGCGCTGGGCTTCAGCGGCTGGCTCGAACGCGCGCTGGCGCGGCTGCCGGCGAGCCTCGCGGCGGGCATGCTGGCCGGCGTGTTGCTGCGCTTCGGCTTGAACGTGTTCACCTCGATGCAGCACGACTTCGCCCTGGTGTTCGCGATGCTGCTGAGCTTCCTGCTGGCGCGGCGCTGGCTGCCGCGCTACGCGGTGCTGGTCGCGCTGGCCGTCGGCGTCGCGGTGGCCGGCGCGCAAGGCGGCCTGCATCTGGAGAAGCTCGAACTGGCCGTGGCCAAGCCGGTGTGGACCACGCCGGAATTCTCGCTGGCCGCCACCGTCGGCGTGGCGATTCCGTTGTTCGTGGTGACCATGGCCTCGCAGAACGTGCCCGGCATCGCGATCCTGCGCGCGCACGGCTACCGCGACACGCCGGTGTCGCCACTGGTCGGCTGGACCGGCATCGCCACCTTGCTGCTGGCGCCGTTCGGCGCGTTCGCGCTGAGCCTGGCGGCGATCACCGCGGCGATCTGCATGGGCGAGGATGCTCACGAGGATCCGCGCAAGCGCTACATGGCCGCGGTCGCCGCCGGCGCGTTCTATCTGATCACCGGCGTGTTCGGCGCCACCGTCGCGGCCGCGTTCGCGGCGTTCCCGCAGGCGCTGGTGATGGCCATCGCCGGCATCGCCCTGCTCGCCACCATCGGCAACGGACTGGCCTCGGCGCTGCACGATCCGCAGGAGCGCGAGCCGGCCTTGATCACGTTCCTGGTCACCGCCTCGGGGTTCACCGTGCTGCAGATCGGCTCGGTGTTCTGGGGCATGGTCGCCGGGGTGCTGGCGACCGTGGTGCTGCGCTGGCGCAAGGCCAAGCCGGCGGCGACCGATCCGGGACGCTGA
- a CDS encoding transporter, with the protein MRIADASYGSNEDGLIWGYRFVPGLPAQPISTDEVAAFLAAPADGDGRGFLWLHFSLSNTGSERYLRRALQMPDAFYDSLRSEVGSTRLELDDNALIAVIHDVLFDSSFDASEVGTTTLCIGPRLLVSARLRPLRSVDQLRAAVRSGQVFRSPVELLAHLLRDQASVLGEILRKCTQQVDRIEDRLLDNRIATDRKQLGALRRSLVRLQRLLAPEPTALFRLLNRPPDWIGRDDIGDLQQAAEEFSTAIGDSAALVERVKLIQEELAALVNEQTGRTLFVLTVVTVVALPINLVAGLFGMNVGGIPLAENPHGFLSVVLGLCVLTAVLAYAAFGRHRD; encoded by the coding sequence ATGCGCATCGCCGACGCCAGCTACGGTTCCAACGAAGACGGCCTGATCTGGGGCTACCGCTTCGTCCCCGGGCTGCCGGCGCAGCCGATCAGCACCGACGAAGTCGCCGCCTTCCTGGCCGCGCCCGCCGACGGCGACGGCCGCGGCTTTCTGTGGCTGCACTTCTCCTTGTCCAACACCGGCAGCGAGCGCTACCTGCGCCGCGCGCTGCAGATGCCGGACGCGTTCTACGACAGCCTGCGCAGCGAGGTCGGCTCGACCCGGCTGGAGCTCGACGACAACGCGCTGATCGCGGTCATCCACGACGTGCTGTTCGATTCCAGCTTCGACGCGTCGGAAGTCGGCACCACCACCTTGTGCATCGGCCCGCGCCTGCTGGTGAGCGCGCGGCTGCGGCCGCTGCGCTCGGTCGATCAGCTGCGCGCGGCGGTGCGTTCGGGGCAAGTGTTCCGCTCGCCGGTCGAACTGCTCGCGCACTTGCTGCGCGATCAGGCCAGCGTGCTCGGCGAGATCCTGCGCAAGTGCACCCAGCAGGTCGACCGCATCGAAGACCGCCTGCTCGACAACCGCATCGCCACCGACCGCAAGCAACTGGGCGCGCTGCGCCGCAGTCTGGTGCGCCTGCAACGGCTGCTGGCGCCGGAGCCGACCGCGCTGTTCCGCCTGCTCAACCGTCCGCCGGACTGGATCGGCCGCGACGACATCGGCGACCTGCAACAAGCCGCCGAGGAATTCTCCACCGCGATCGGCGACTCGGCCGCGCTGGTCGAGCGGGTCAAGCTGATCCAGGAAGAACTCGCCGCGCTGGTCAACGAACAGACCGGCCGCACCTTGTTCGTGCTGACCGTGGTGACCGTGGTGGCCTTGCCGATCAACCTCGTCGCCGGCCTGTTCGGCATGAACGTGGGCGGCATTCCGCTGGCGGAGAACCCGCACGGGTTTTTGAGCGTGGTGCTGGGCCTGTGCGTGTTGACCGCGGTGCTGGCCTACGCCGCGTTCGGCCGCCATCGCGACTGA
- a CDS encoding M23 family metallopeptidase, with amino-acid sequence MMLRRSSASVLALAAAAFASACAAAPVDTLDLAVPQTPAPVAVEGRERLLYELHLTNFGAAPLHLDGVSVLDADSGAALAAWRGDALAARGRVIGAQNAALDGALRPGERAVLYLEIDLPAKAPRALRHKVEFSAPGAEPGQVEGAQLAPRAAAALQLGPPLRGGPWAAVYAPQWPRGHRRVFYALDGRARLPGRYAIDFVRVDADGRTARGDADLAKNALGYGEPVLAVADGVIAAARDGIGESERVSQRQRHDFDRAPGNYLALALGDGRYALYEHLRPGSLKVRQGERVRRGQPLAELGFTGDSTGPHLHFHVADAPVPLAGEGVAFGFEAFDVLGHYPGAQGLGERPWQARAAELAGERRDELPESNAVIEFVR; translated from the coding sequence ATGATGCTGCGCCGCTCGTCCGCGTCCGTTCTAGCTCTCGCCGCCGCCGCGTTCGCATCGGCCTGCGCCGCCGCGCCGGTCGACACGCTCGATCTGGCCGTGCCGCAAACGCCCGCGCCGGTCGCGGTGGAAGGCCGCGAACGCCTGCTGTACGAATTGCACCTGACCAACTTCGGCGCGGCGCCGCTGCATTTGGACGGCGTGAGCGTGCTCGACGCCGACAGCGGCGCGGCCTTGGCCGCGTGGCGCGGCGATGCGCTGGCCGCGCGAGGGCGGGTGATCGGCGCGCAGAACGCGGCGCTGGACGGCGCCTTGCGGCCGGGCGAGCGCGCGGTGCTGTATCTGGAGATCGACTTGCCGGCGAAGGCGCCGCGCGCGTTGCGGCATAAGGTCGAATTCTCCGCGCCGGGCGCCGAGCCCGGTCAGGTCGAAGGCGCGCAGTTGGCGCCGCGCGCCGCCGCGGCGCTGCAACTCGGGCCGCCGTTGCGCGGCGGGCCGTGGGCCGCGGTGTATGCGCCGCAGTGGCCGCGCGGGCACCGGCGGGTGTTCTACGCGCTCGACGGCCGCGCGCGCCTGCCGGGCCGCTACGCCATCGACTTCGTCCGCGTCGACGCCGACGGCCGCACCGCGCGCGGCGACGCCGACCTGGCCAAGAACGCGCTCGGCTACGGCGAGCCGGTGTTGGCCGTGGCCGACGGCGTGATCGCCGCGGCGCGCGACGGCATCGGCGAAAGCGAGCGCGTCTCGCAGCGCCAACGCCACGATTTCGACCGCGCGCCCGGCAACTATCTGGCGCTGGCGCTCGGCGACGGCCGCTACGCGCTGTACGAACACCTGCGGCCCGGCAGCCTCAAGGTGCGCCAGGGCGAACGCGTGCGCCGCGGACAGCCGTTGGCCGAACTCGGCTTCACCGGCGATTCGACCGGCCCGCATCTGCACTTCCACGTCGCCGACGCGCCGGTGCCGCTGGCGGGCGAGGGCGTGGCTTTCGGGTTCGAGGCGTTCGATGTGCTCGGCCATTACCCCGGCGCGCAAGGCCTGGGCGAGCGGCCGTGGCAGGCGCGCGCGGCGGAGCTCGCCGGCGAACGCCGCGACGAGTTGCCCGAGTCCAACGCCGTGATCGAATTCGTGCGCTGA
- a CDS encoding glycoside hydrolase family 16 protein, whose translation MHPHAFLAAAWLALAAPVQAQTYLFRDEFDGPAGAQPDPAKWEQQTGCDWGNGAEDQCYTDGGRNAALNGAGQLVLRARREDYNGHRYTSARLMSRATHAGGRVQVRARMSRWQSGAWPAIWTLGQPEALWPRHGELDLMENGLNGSRWRPEYHVHTDSSGEGGELAVDATQWHVYEARWRPGAQGQAEFYIDGRRARTLPFAVPEASPATVLLNIAVGSFAGAPDPALDSTLTVDYVRVSAWP comes from the coding sequence ATGCATCCCCATGCTTTCCTCGCCGCGGCCTGGCTGGCGCTGGCCGCGCCCGTCCAGGCCCAGACCTATCTGTTCCGGGACGAATTCGACGGCCCCGCCGGCGCCCAGCCCGATCCGGCCAAGTGGGAACAGCAGACCGGTTGCGACTGGGGCAACGGCGCCGAGGACCAGTGCTACACCGACGGCGGCCGCAACGCCGCGCTCAACGGCGCGGGACAGTTGGTCCTCCGCGCGCGCCGCGAAGACTACAACGGCCATCGCTACACCTCCGCGCGGCTGATGAGCCGGGCGACGCATGCCGGCGGCCGGGTGCAGGTGCGCGCGCGCATGTCGCGCTGGCAGTCCGGCGCGTGGCCGGCGATCTGGACGCTCGGACAGCCCGAAGCGCTGTGGCCGCGCCACGGCGAACTGGATCTGATGGAGAACGGCCTCAACGGTTCGCGTTGGCGGCCGGAGTATCACGTGCACACCGACAGCTCGGGCGAGGGCGGCGAACTGGCGGTCGATGCGACCCAATGGCATGTCTACGAAGCGCGCTGGCGTCCCGGCGCGCAGGGACAGGCCGAGTTCTACATCGACGGGCGCCGCGCGCGGACCTTGCCGTTCGCGGTGCCCGAGGCCTCGCCGGCGACGGTGCTGCTCAACATCGCGGTCGGCTCGTTCGCCGGCGCGCCCGATCCCGCGCTCGACAGCACCTTGACCGTCGATTACGTGCGGGTATCGGCGTGGCCGTGA